The Diabrotica virgifera virgifera chromosome 4, PGI_DIABVI_V3a genome segment GATCTCACGGAACCTTGAGGATCCTCGATTACGTAACGATCATGATCTAAAACCCTTTTTAATGATACAAGGATCAGGTAATTAGGGAGTCATTCGTTTGACGTCCTCTTGAATTCTTCGTTGAATTCAATCACTTTGTCAAATGTTTGCTTTTATTTGACTTGGTTTGCATCAGTCATTCATTTGACGTCCGTTTGAATTCTTCGTTGAATTCATTCACTTTGTCAAAGGTTTGCTTTTATTTGACCTAGTTTGGATCAGTCATTCGTTTGACGTCCGCTTGAATTCTTCGTTGAATTCAATCACTTTGTCAAAGGTTTGCTTTTATTTGTCCTGGTTTGGATCAGTCATTCGTTTGACATCCGCTTGAATTCTTCGTTGAATTCAATCACTTTGTCAAATGTTTGCTTTTATTTGACCTGGTTTGCATCAGTCATTCGTTTGACGTCCGCTTGAATTCTTCGTTGAATTCAATCACTTTGTCAAATGTTTGCTTTTATTTGACCTGGTTTGGATCAGTCATTCGTTTGACGTCCGCTTGAATTCTTCGTTGAATTCAATCACTTTGTCAAATGTTTGCTTTTATTTGACCAGGTTTGCATCAGTCATTCGTTTGACGTCCGCACATATTTTCGATAGATCGCCCCGGTCTGCCTCCTGTAATGACACTTCGTTGGCCAGAACAGCATCGGCTATACCTCTTGGTTGGTAACTCAACATTACTTCGTAGGGCGTTTTTTTTGTGGTTGAATTCTTCGTTGAATTCAATCCCCAATTTGGAACGAATTCATCTCAAGTaatctcgtcttcactgcaggaTGATAAAGAAGCTACTATTGTACAATTATACCTTTCCACTTGTCCGTTTACTTTAGGAGCAGCAGTGGAATTCAGAACATGTTTTATATTAAGTGATGTACAATAATCCTTGAATCGTTGGGAAGTATAGCAAAAACCTCCATCGCTAATTATTCTTCTTGCTACACTAAAGTTTTCAATTGCACTTTTCAAAAAAGTAGTCACCGGGGTAACTTTGGTGGACTGCACAGCCTTCATAAAAAAAGAACTTAGTGAAAGCATCGACGATGACAATGAGATAAGAGTTCCTTCGTTTTGACTTTACAAATGGACCTAGATGATCTATATGCAGTGTATTAAAAGGTACTGCAACCTTCTCAATAGAATGCACAAGTCCAGGTTTTTGCTTTTCACCAGGTTCCTTATTATATAAGCCTTCTAGACAACCTCCAATGTATTTCTTAACATATTTTATCATACCTGAGAACCAGTATAATTGAGATATTGCCGAAATAGTCTTTTCTACTGACATGTGACCAGTTCCATCATGATAATGCAAAACAACCTGCCTGCGGGCTTGCCTTAGAGCAACCCACCTTTTGCCTTCTGAAGTTTTTGGATATAGTCGATTGTTTACAATGCAGTAGTTTTGATGGGTATCTTTTTCTTCCTTGTCTGATGGAGATTTCGACAGCAGATCTATGATAGTGTTGCATCTTTCATCTTTTAATTGGGCATGTAAGATCCAATCTTCTTGATCGATGTTCACAAGGTTTATCTTAACCGTGGGTGCCTCCTCTGGAATTTTTGCGACAGTATCTCTGCTTAGAGCATGTGGCATTTTCGTACCTGGACGGTATTCAATGTCCAAAGTAAATTCTTGAATGGTTAACCACCATCTTTCAATTCTGGGAATTATATCTCTTTTGGTCAATATGATCCGCACTGCATTACAATCTGTAACCACCTTAAAATGGATTTCGATgagataaattcgaaaatgttgtaATGAATTTACTACTGCCATGGTTTCTAACTCCAGATCGTAAACAGCAAGGACAGGCCTCGAAGTCAATTTATTCTTGAGGGTTTCGAAAGAACACGTTGTTCGTCACCCCATACAAATTtgacatatttttttttcgtgAGAAGTGTCAAAGGTCTTGCAATCGTGGCAAAGTCCCTTACATATTTTCTGAAGTAACTTGACAAACCCGAAAATTGGCGTGTAGTGTGGACATCAACAGGTTCTGGAAATCGTTCAATTGCTTCTGTTTTCAGCTCTAAAGTCGtgaaatacatacaatattttAATTCTTCTAAGAACTCGTCTGCACGTGGAAGTCGAAATCGATCCTTAACAGTCTTCGAATTCAATGCACGATAATCTACACACATTCGATTTTCTCCATTTTTCTTTTGGACTAATAGAATCGGACTTGAATAAGGTGAACTAGATTCTTGAATTACTCCATTAGCCTGTAAATCATCTATGATAGTCTGTACAACTTTTCGTTCATTGTAAGATAAACCATAAGGACGATACACGACAGGACGATCATCAGCAAGATGGATTTGCATTTTAAGAATATCTGTTTTACCCAATTCACTAATGTTTTGTGAAAAACAGCACCTAAATTGATTCAGTAAGTCAAGGAGCTTTACTGCTTACTCCTCAGATAAATTTGAATTACATAACACATAATTTTTGGAAAACAAACAAGAATTGTGTAAAGAACGGGTCATTATACTAACATCAGAAGAAACACTTTTATCTTCAACACAATCAACACCTCTAGCTACAATTTGAGTTTCACTTACGTCAACTAAGGTGACATGTATTCAAATTATTGTACCCTGTTCTAGCCAATCTTCTCAACCTGATTTACATGTGGAATATCATAGCAGTTCGTTCCAGTGACTAATAGATCCCAACATCCCAAAAAAAAATTCAGGAATGCACTCCGGCTCCACAAATGTTCCATTAACCGCATCGTTGGGTTGTGCTTGGTGCTGGATGAGCCTTTTTTTACTAGTAACTCTAATCTATCGAGTCTATCACTAACATACATTTCGAGTAGTGGAGGAGTGTTGAGACTCTTTTACTTGCTGAAGCTACCCGAACGATGTTCGTTTCTCTAGATTTGGGAATCTTGGAACTTGTCTGATGATGTAAATGATATTGTCGGTTTTATCTTGTAATCATAGTTGTTACTACTACTGCTAGATTCGGATGTTGAACTTGAACTTAGTCTGGATCCTTTCCTTCAACCCATTGCTTTTGTTTCCTTTTTATATACTAtacttatataataatatatacctacttatattcatacttttcaaataaaattgcgAAGTTAAATTGAGAGAAGGTTGTTGCTACACGTTGAACAACCTCTCGAACTTAAATAATGCAATATAAGCTCAATACTACACGTTGAATAGCTTATACAGAGCGTTCACCAATCAACCAGACATACCACTTCGAAGGAAGCGCCAAAATGGGCAACACTGTCTATTATTCCACTATAGTATCGATGCGTAATCGTCCATCGACGGATTTAAACAAATAATACTTTAGGTTCTGAAATTACTAATCTACAATGAGTAGGTGACGTAATATGGTTGGTAAATTACCGGCAAGTGGGTAAATAAACCGGCTGCTCAAATTCCTCAAACATTTATTACCaaacatttaaaattaatttttaactgttaaagatgttcaaaactCATCTACTCGATAGTAACAGTATGTTATTAAAATCGCTTTAtcaatttttctcttttctcgattattagtttttattgcatagtatataaattattgtaattactgaataaataattaatttaaaataatgctattAATGTGAATTAACAAATAATTCACGCAATTAACAAGTAAGGATTTAAAAGAAtatctttctccccttccttataccctttcaggtgtcggatgGCGCCTTTCGAtaaaagaatattcaaaaactaAAGCCATAGTCACCGCTATtttaaaaatgacattgacactCTACGACTATACCGTCTACactctaaatatttataaatgcATGTGTATAAATTATAACAATAACGCATACCCTATTAAATGTGGAAAAACCGGCAGTGCTCACACCTCAAGCGCGCATATCTAATTGAAACCCAAACGCAGTgtatattcttttaaatattttaatctattttaaatttaaatcgcAAAATATAAATATTACTAAACGTTGAATAGTTTATATCTCCCTATAGATATTTTAATCTATTTCAAATTCAAATATCAAAATATAAATCTATTATCTACACTTTGAATagcttataaaaatataatacattattAATGTAATAAAATTGTGAAGCTAATAAAAGAGAAGTCTGTTGCTACACGTTGAACAGTTTCTCAAACTTAAATAAGGTAATATAAGCTTAATACTATACGTTGATTAGCTTATATACTATCCTTATaaatattttaacttattttgAAATCAAATCGCGAAATATAAGTCTATTATCTACACTTTGAATAGCTTATAAATATATTCCGATAAATATTTTAACCTTTTTCAAAATCAAATCGCGAAATATAAGTCTATTAGCTACACTTTGAATAGCTTATAAAAATATTCCGATAaatattttaatctttttcaAAATCAAATCGCGAAATATGTCTATTAACTACACTTTGAATAGCTTATACATCacgataaatattttaatatctattAAATAAACTATCTGATAAATACATACAGTTCAATCCTCTTAACCCCATCAGACACAAGTTCGAAGTTCCAACAGACATCCTGTCATAAAAAATATGTGGTACAATGTACATCATTGGCAAAGAAACAGCACAAATTGATCCAAAAACAACTCATAAAAACACCCAGGTGATTCACCgtactttaaatattatttacacGTCGCATTTAGTGCAAATTCCGGATAAAATTCCACGTAAAACACTTTAACGTAACAACACTTCACAAGTTCACTTCTTGCAGGAAAATTCCATTGCTATTTTTGTCACTTTCGAAACATTCACATACGATTATACTATTATtgtgtttttaaacaaatatcaCTATTAAATAAGTATAAATTATAACTTAACACTTGTTATAGCACATGGATAATATCCTACCGCTgctttgttaaatatttaaaggcAAATTCAGAATTTAATACATTTATTCTAATATCTAGGTACATACATGTCTTTCTATCACGAAATACTATAATCGACCGACTCATTAAATACTTCATTATCCATATTCGGGCATCTATGCTGTTTGTCAGAACATCCATTTCTTTTAGTCATCCGTCAGGGCCggcgtagcaaatattctttacataatcttttacaaacttccaaaaatatcgaaatgttgatgacacacttatattggaataaactgtttcaggatctattatattgttttttttttaatgtggagaaacacaacacgggatgatcaatgtaaactaaaaattctactcataaaaacggagaggaggttaatacacttgattaaaattgtgattaaatctaattaaaaacgtaacaccactataataaaataattaagccacaaactgtaaaataaaaagtaaataacaaattaatttaattgtcaactgtcagttgatAAATATGataagagaattgactgacagcggcatctctggattggaatggaaactaatttgctgtcttgaccttgacaatttacgtgaaacgtctatgagtatgtatggtttgtgctccctagggaggaaaagtacaactttgctccctacaatcaggtccggaaaagtatactttcggtagaggtaggtggaaaaatttattacaactttgtgactacagctgtttcggcagagtgcctttctcaagtaaaaacttaagaaaggcactctgccgaaacagctgtagtcacatagttataataaattttgtggaagtatagaaaacaaacgttttcagtgttttattgttagacaaaTATTTCTTATTTTCTTGGTTAATGTTAGAttttctgcaccatatgtaagtACTGGCGACACGCACTGATTaaagacttttcttttgagacacataggCAGTTCGACTTAAAAACATAGCTCAGCTTGCCGAATGCCACCGAAGTGAGTCCTATACGGCGGCTTAGTTCGCACGTTTGATTATCTTTTCCTATGCGTATCTCATgccccaagtacttataagaggtgGTTTCTTCGATATGCATGccatttactaaaattttttcgCTTAACACAAGATTCGTCATGATTTGTGTTTTTATATGGTTGATTTTTAGTCCAACATGTAGGAAGACTAGGTACAGTTTTTCCAGTTGCGATACTGCATCGTCGATGCTatcagcaaaaaaaaaacaatatcgtCAGCGAACTTCAAATGACTAAGCATTGGCGTAGAGATGTGGCGACCTCCCTGCCCAAAGGTGTTTAACCTTTGCAGTCAGCCCAAGGTAACAAGTAGATACTCTTCTACGACCCCGGTAGAAGACAGATCTGCTAAGGGGAGACAACCCTTCCTTAAGCAAGCCTTGATTTTCTCCACAGTCCCTACCAAGGAGAAGTCATGTCTTAACCATACTTTTCCATCAAATTCGTACATATACATGTCACATCCTAACCCGCTATACCAATACGCACTGGTCCGCGCGATAGTGAAACGGCTAAATCCCCCTCATCTATTCATGTATCTTATTAAAAGATccaaaaaacaaaagtaaaactatttgtatatttaaatcatttttacacattcaaaatataaataaaatttaaattaatctCAGTCAGCTTTGTACTGTTCGTCGTCAAGAAACCATGATTTGTAGCTAATATATTTGTCGTTCCAATAGTCAATAAGCTCTTGCATCGTTTCCCCCTCGCCGCCGTATTCCGGTGGAAGAATTTTGGGGTCTACTACAGTATACAAATCTTTCAGTTGGCCTGGTAAATGGGTCCTTACTCTTTCTCTTAGTTTACTGTTCATGAAGCTTTTGAATATGGATATAACTACGTGAACGGCGGTCTAAAACATAGAAATATTACGATATTGCTTCAAAATGATacattctgttattaaaatctgTTTTAGAATGTTCATTATTGTACCATTGAACGTTTTAAATTAAACTTTATTCAAAATATAAGTTTAAAGAAAACGGGCTGGAAAAAACGGGTTTTTAAATCAAAAGGTgttaattttacaatatataggTACGACCATTTTTCGTAAGAAAATAgcttttttctacgaccgtttaataatatgctcattattcgctaatttttaatagataatagcacccattactttacccgtgagtaatagttcattactcacgggcagaagttactcacgggtcattactcacgggctgaagttagattcaagtggcgcataatccacttttaatattaatcgtatataaactgcaaataaaattacttagacttgtttatttaatacaataattattgtaatttatatcaataaataACTTCAACtttaacaatgtcagtatatttttacgtttaggtatattttgtttactaaaaattttgacgtttattatttattttagtgacagtgacattagtgtattttgtttgtgttaataattattggaatttataactaacattgtgtttattttttaagttatattgtgttaaatatgttataacatatcatatatagttatattattatattatatatagttaaatgtaaatgtACATTATAATTTTATGAAATACGTTcaccgataatagccatttcctatttattagattaattgacagtaggtacaaatttatgcttataatttttcggaaacgagtTGACTATTtcttgtatttttacaatacataagaatttggttatagtaggcaaccaattattcagccgcgTACtctttttgtaaattattataatttaaatttcgagtagttgataattatattttttactaattaaaattaaaaaaaaggtcgtagaaaaagtatagtattctactcgcatgtaatggatattacatgctcgttgaataatatgtATACTATTTAACGATATAATTCCATGGTTTACCGGCGCATTGATGAACTCAAGATGCTTGGGCCTGATATGGTAATTCTGCCAACAATTCACAGCCTTTCCGATTATAGTTACTGGGCGTCAATTGTCTAACATGGGCAAAACTCTGTCCAGTCATGTCAAGAATAGCAGTTACTCCATAAAGGTGTGAAGAAATAACATTTTCCATAGCAGCTACATCCATCATCATGGTACCGGCTTTAAAAACGTCATCCTGGGTATGTATGCTGGGATTATGGGCAGCTGTTCGGATAATTACAACTAATCTAGACATAAAACTAAGTTAAATACGATATTCACTTGGCACAGTAttggagtgcatatagattttcacttcggaaaaaatcaaacaagatagaactttttgtaatttcattaagaaatttttaataaacaacatatcaaaaagttctacccgagaagtgggtgcttaattttttattaaacaaatgaactacgaaatttgatgtttttttaaacaactccgaatatataaattttagaaaaaaactgacttgaccattgaaaaattcagaaaattttacaaaaaaaaacttgtataaagaattttctaaaattaaatctgtatcttctataatgttttatttataacgctaaagtcacccttctcacaaacattggcgcactataaactagcgtacggcgaagtgcatggttgagttattttaatgtaattctttaactaatggattaaatgaaattttacaaattgagcATGGAAGAAGAATAAtgaagctatcttatggttataatagaaagaaataaaatgtatggtcaTAAGTACGGTGTAGGCgaaaagtgagccttacatgaattttgtttaaaaatgatttaaaaatgtgtaactaatacaattgttcttataaaactctcaattttgcaca includes the following:
- the LOC114325316 gene encoding LOW QUALITY PROTEIN: retinol-binding protein pinta (The sequence of the model RefSeq protein was modified relative to this genomic sequence to represent the inferred CDS: deleted 1 base in 1 codon) is translated as MATAIDLSDNQEAKKFAEGELNETDETRVNSLEELKRWLQEEPQLHARLEDQYLLAFLRGSKFNMEKTKKKVKNYYKMRRDVPEWFSNRDPELNQMQELIKLGCFVPLKKKQDNRLVVIIRTAAHNPSIHTQDDVFKAGTMMMDVAAMENVISSHLYGVTAILDMTGQSFAHVRQLTPSTIIGKAVNCWQNYHIRPKHLEFINAPTAVHVVISIFKSFMNSKLRERVRTHLPGQLKDLYTVVDPKILPPEYGGEGETMQELIDYWNDKYISYKSWFLDDEQYKAD